In Bacillus sp. DX3.1, the following proteins share a genomic window:
- a CDS encoding YqgQ family protein produces the protein MISIYDIQQLLKKFGTIIYTGDRIADLQLMQDELRELNQSQLIEPKDYQTALFLLKQEIQKETNKK, from the coding sequence ATGATATCTATTTATGATATTCAGCAATTACTAAAAAAATTTGGGACGATCATTTATACAGGGGATCGAATTGCAGATTTACAATTGATGCAAGATGAACTTCGTGAATTAAATCAATCACAGCTGATCGAGCCAAAAGACTATCAAACAGCCTTATTTTTATTGAAGCAAGAGATTCAAAAAGAGACGAACAAGAAATAG
- a CDS encoding sugar phosphate nucleotidyltransferase, with protein MKGVILAGGKGRRLRPLTCNLPKPMLPLIEKPVMEYSIELLKCHGITEIAITVQYMSTAIQHYFGDGSKWGVKLHYFEDSPPLGTAGSIKQAEEFLDEPFVIISGDALTDFDLLEGIEFHQSSNRMVTMFVKEVPNPLSFGLVVMNEQHEIVRYIEKPSWNEVISNVVNTGIYIMNPEIFSYIPPDQFFDFSHHVFPLLENKKAMFGYVAQGYWLDIGTFDQYRQAQFDLLTKKVQVPISYTEVLPMVWMGEEVTIEKGTKIHGPAFIGERATIGTGVIIEPYSIIGKQSIIADYTHLKKSIVLSHTYVGKRCELLETTVGESAVIEEDVTLFEKSVVADRCRIGKNTVIKQNGKVWPYKVIDSHSIIASSGITERENTSGWLQKSRVVGRSNIEITPQVVVKVAMAYGSLFSKGERILVGSQTDVATDAYKKLFLHAIHSVGVYTMECQEMNDSAFRYTISELGCSGGVFVRQEQEEGIVIELYGKQGTRLSHKQQKEIEHLYMSESFHYVYNKEMGRNEVVHVCLEKYVEKVASYLNIASIQKQQFHLLVNKRDEMFQPLLLSFLQKLGCTITWIYADGQKDHIKLLMKSSRAHMALMVYEQGSTFELYDNQGKIYRNTNCEEIDVPDLLLETAECVYPLSLKLEECYLLFYMHNEKNESQMRWQQDILYRIGKLFELIARQGKTVSVMLEQSSPLYLLCDEVVCTWKEKGKVMGMLLQDTEKKEVEILEGIQFKYTEKEWSYIVSDTKQPKFLVYSHARNPVIAKENMKTLIEKIRQYQKV; from the coding sequence ATGAAGGGGGTTATTTTAGCAGGAGGAAAAGGAAGGCGCCTAAGACCATTAACATGTAATCTTCCAAAGCCAATGTTACCGTTAATCGAAAAGCCGGTAATGGAATATAGCATTGAATTATTAAAATGTCATGGTATTACAGAAATCGCGATTACTGTTCAGTATATGAGTACCGCTATTCAACATTATTTTGGTGATGGTAGTAAATGGGGAGTAAAGTTACATTACTTTGAAGATTCTCCACCGCTTGGTACGGCAGGAAGTATCAAACAAGCTGAGGAGTTTTTAGATGAACCTTTTGTTATCATTAGCGGAGATGCATTAACTGATTTTGATTTATTAGAAGGAATTGAATTTCATCAATCTAGTAATCGAATGGTTACAATGTTTGTCAAGGAAGTACCAAATCCACTTTCATTTGGTTTAGTTGTTATGAACGAGCAACATGAAATTGTACGATACATTGAAAAGCCAAGTTGGAACGAAGTGATTTCAAATGTTGTAAATACTGGAATTTATATTATGAACCCCGAAATTTTTTCTTACATTCCACCGGACCAATTTTTTGATTTTAGTCATCATGTATTTCCTTTATTAGAAAATAAAAAAGCGATGTTTGGATATGTAGCACAAGGATATTGGTTAGACATCGGTACGTTTGATCAATATCGACAAGCACAATTTGATTTACTTACGAAGAAAGTACAAGTGCCGATTTCTTATACCGAAGTGCTACCAATGGTGTGGATGGGCGAAGAGGTAACGATTGAAAAGGGAACGAAAATTCACGGACCTGCTTTTATTGGAGAAAGAGCAACGATTGGAACGGGTGTTATTATTGAACCTTATTCTATCATTGGTAAGCAAAGTATTATAGCAGATTACACGCACCTTAAAAAAAGTATTGTACTTTCGCATACGTATGTAGGAAAACGCTGTGAGTTGTTGGAAACGACTGTTGGAGAAAGTGCAGTTATTGAAGAAGACGTTACTTTATTTGAAAAAAGTGTTGTAGCGGATCGTTGCCGGATTGGAAAAAATACAGTGATAAAACAAAATGGAAAGGTATGGCCCTATAAAGTCATTGATAGTCATTCTATTATTGCTTCATCTGGGATTACTGAACGTGAGAATACATCGGGTTGGTTACAAAAAAGTCGTGTAGTAGGCAGGAGTAATATAGAGATTACACCTCAAGTCGTTGTGAAAGTAGCAATGGCATATGGTTCTCTTTTTTCAAAAGGTGAACGTATACTGGTTGGGAGTCAAACGGATGTAGCAACAGATGCTTATAAAAAATTATTTTTACATGCGATTCATAGTGTCGGCGTGTATACGATGGAGTGTCAAGAAATGAACGACTCGGCCTTTCGATATACGATTAGCGAATTGGGATGTTCAGGAGGAGTTTTTGTTCGTCAAGAGCAAGAGGAAGGAATTGTGATAGAGTTGTATGGGAAGCAAGGGACGAGGTTATCGCATAAACAGCAAAAAGAAATCGAGCACTTGTATATGTCAGAGTCATTTCATTACGTATACAATAAAGAAATGGGACGAAATGAAGTGGTGCATGTCTGTTTAGAAAAGTATGTTGAAAAAGTAGCTTCTTATTTAAATATTGCTAGCATACAAAAGCAACAGTTTCACTTACTCGTTAATAAACGGGATGAAATGTTTCAACCGTTACTGTTATCTTTCTTGCAGAAACTTGGTTGCACGATAACGTGGATTTATGCGGATGGACAAAAAGACCACATTAAATTACTAATGAAGTCTAGCAGAGCTCATATGGCCCTTATGGTTTACGAACAAGGAAGCACGTTTGAATTATATGATAATCAAGGTAAAATTTACCGGAATACAAATTGTGAAGAAATAGATGTACCGGATTTATTACTTGAGACAGCCGAATGTGTATATCCATTATCACTAAAACTAGAAGAGTGTTATCTTCTTTTTTATATGCATAATGAGAAAAATGAGTCTCAGATGAGGTGGCAGCAAGATATTTTATATCGCATCGGAAAATTATTTGAATTGATTGCAAGGCAAGGGAAAACTGTATCCGTTATGTTAGAGCAATCTTCGCCACTATATTTATTATGTGATGAAGTTGTGTGTACGTGGAAAGAAAAAGGGAAAGTAATGGGAATGTTGTTACAAGATACGGAAAAAAAAGAGGTGGAAATATTAGAAGGAATACAGTTCAAATATACAGAAAAAGAGTGGTCGTATATAGTTTCTGATACAAAACAACCTAAATTTCTTGTATATTCTCATGCGAGAAACCCAGTAATAGCAAAGGAAAATATGAAAACTCTTATAGAAAAAATTAGACAATATCAAAAGGTGTAG
- the pstC gene encoding phosphate ABC transporter permease subunit PstC, translating to MARNDKSQITISVQHLIERNTIKRKKAQRINQMVPFLLKIIASVSIVTTIGIIVTLANETVMFFREIPIYSFFTEKEWLPFFEDPKFGVLPLICGTVLVTTIAMVVAIPIGLGCAIFLNEYASSFVRKVLKSLLELLAGIPTIVYGFFALTVVTPSLQLIIPDLQFFNAISPGIVVGFMMVPTIASLSEDAMRAVPSGIREGSLALGATRFETMRQVIFPTAFTGIMAAIVLAASRAIGETMIVVIAGGSTPNVSLDPTHSIQTLTAYIVQVSLGDAPHGTITYYSMYAVGATLLMFTLIMNMISQQIMRRFKGTI from the coding sequence TTGGCTCGTAATGACAAGAGTCAGATTACAATTTCTGTTCAACATTTGATTGAAAGAAATACAATCAAAAGAAAAAAAGCGCAGCGAATCAATCAAATGGTTCCGTTCCTATTAAAGATCATTGCTAGCGTATCTATCGTTACAACAATTGGAATTATTGTTACGTTAGCGAATGAAACAGTCATGTTTTTTCGTGAAATACCGATCTATTCTTTTTTCACAGAGAAAGAATGGTTACCTTTTTTTGAAGATCCAAAGTTTGGTGTGTTACCACTCATATGTGGAACGGTACTTGTAACAACCATTGCTATGGTTGTTGCGATTCCAATTGGATTGGGGTGTGCCATATTCTTAAATGAGTATGCTTCAAGCTTTGTAAGAAAAGTACTAAAGTCATTGTTGGAACTATTAGCGGGCATTCCTACAATTGTATATGGTTTTTTTGCTTTAACGGTTGTAACACCTAGCTTACAGCTTATTATTCCAGACTTACAGTTTTTCAATGCGATTAGTCCCGGTATCGTCGTTGGGTTTATGATGGTGCCAACGATCGCTTCTCTTTCAGAAGATGCGATGAGGGCTGTGCCAAGCGGGATAAGAGAAGGTTCACTTGCTTTAGGAGCGACTCGTTTTGAAACGATGCGACAGGTTATATTTCCAACTGCTTTCACTGGCATTATGGCAGCTATCGTATTAGCAGCTTCACGTGCAATTGGAGAAACGATGATCGTTGTGATTGCAGGTGGTTCAACGCCGAATGTATCGCTTGATCCGACGCATTCCATTCAAACGTTAACAGCTTACATTGTACAAGTGAGTTTAGGAGATGCACCTCATGGAACGATCACATACTATAGCATGTATGCTGTAGGAGCGACGTTACTTATGTTTACACTAATTATGAATATGATTTCACAGCAGATTATGCGTCGCTTTAAGGGGACGATATAA
- a CDS encoding 5-formyltetrahydrofolate cyclo-ligase — protein sequence MKEEKIRLRKQILKQMNSLPKEQYKTLSEQIVASLYEQKEWMEAKTIGITLSMEHEVNTYEMIEKAWREGKKVVVPKCNRKTRTMTFHQITDFEQLETVYMNLREPIPSITKEVEAQEIDLLFVPGVAYTRRGDRIGYGGGYYDRYLVNYKGKTLSLAFEFQIVENIPMEPFDQVVQKIITEKETIVQF from the coding sequence GTGAAAGAGGAGAAAATACGATTACGTAAACAAATATTAAAACAAATGAATTCTTTACCGAAAGAACAGTACAAAACTTTATCAGAACAAATTGTGGCTTCTTTATATGAACAAAAAGAATGGATGGAAGCAAAAACAATTGGGATTACTCTTTCAATGGAACACGAAGTGAATACATACGAAATGATTGAAAAGGCATGGCGAGAAGGGAAAAAGGTTGTTGTCCCAAAGTGCAATCGAAAGACAAGAACGATGACCTTTCATCAGATTACAGACTTTGAACAGTTAGAAACAGTATATATGAATTTACGCGAACCGATACCTTCTATAACAAAAGAAGTGGAAGCGCAAGAGATCGATCTTCTTTTTGTGCCTGGGGTTGCTTATACAAGACGAGGAGATCGTATTGGATACGGTGGAGGCTATTATGATCGTTACCTTGTAAACTATAAAGGGAAAACGTTATCATTGGCTTTCGAATTTCAAATTGTCGAAAATATTCCAATGGAACCATTTGATCAAGTTGTACAAAAAATTATTACAGAAAAAGAAACAATTGTTCAATTTTGA
- the rpmG gene encoding 50S ribosomal protein L33 produces the protein MRVNITLACTECGDRNYISKKNKRNNTERLELKKYCKRDKKSTLHRETK, from the coding sequence ATGCGTGTAAATATTACTCTAGCATGTACAGAATGCGGAGATCGTAACTATATCTCAAAGAAAAATAAACGTAACAACACTGAGCGTCTTGAGCTTAAAAAGTATTGCAAGCGTGACAAGAAGTCTACGTTACACCGTGAAACAAAGTAA
- the pstB gene encoding phosphate ABC transporter ATP-binding protein yields MVATVVNVQVKNEEKVTPATKKVVFDTKNLNLWYGEDHALKDVNLSIHENEVTAIIGPSGCGKSTYLKTLNRMVELVPIVRTTGVIEYRDRNIFEKSYPVEELRTHVGMVFQKPNPFPKSIYENVAYGPKIHGVRDKKTLDEIVEKSLRGAAIWDELKDRLHDNAYGLSGGQQQRLCIARCLAIEPDVILMDEPTSALDPISTSKVEELIQELKKDFSIVIVTHNMQQAARISDKTAFFLSGEVVEYTDTNKLFTTPTDKRTEDYITGRFG; encoded by the coding sequence ATGGTAGCAACGGTAGTAAATGTACAGGTGAAAAATGAAGAGAAAGTTACACCAGCAACGAAGAAGGTTGTATTTGATACAAAAAATTTAAACTTATGGTATGGGGAAGATCATGCATTAAAAGATGTGAACTTAAGTATTCATGAGAATGAAGTAACGGCAATTATTGGACCAAGTGGTTGTGGGAAATCAACGTATTTAAAAACATTAAATCGTATGGTAGAGTTAGTGCCGATTGTTCGAACAACTGGAGTAATTGAGTATCGAGATCGAAATATTTTTGAAAAATCATATCCTGTTGAAGAACTACGTACGCATGTTGGAATGGTATTCCAAAAACCAAATCCATTTCCAAAATCCATCTATGAAAATGTTGCATATGGGCCAAAAATTCATGGTGTTCGTGATAAAAAAACACTTGATGAAATTGTTGAAAAAAGTTTACGTGGTGCGGCGATTTGGGATGAATTAAAAGATCGATTACATGATAATGCATATGGCTTGTCTGGTGGACAACAACAACGCTTATGTATTGCACGTTGTTTAGCGATTGAACCAGATGTAATTTTAATGGATGAACCGACATCAGCGTTAGATCCAATTTCTACATCAAAGGTTGAAGAATTGATCCAAGAGTTAAAGAAAGATTTTAGTATTGTAATTGTAACGCATAATATGCAACAAGCGGCACGTATTTCTGATAAAACAGCTTTCTTCTTAAGTGGTGAGGTTGTTGAATATACAGATACGAATAAATTATTTACAACTCCAACAGATAAACGAACAGAAGATTACATTACAGGACGATTCGGTTAA
- a CDS encoding PstS family phosphate ABC transporter substrate-binding protein gives MKCTRKHIKVLVVSTCFIFSCLPIAYATDGMGEVKIDGSSTVFPIMEAVAEEYTKKEPRVKISIGISGTGGGFHRFGKGEVDINNASRSMKQAEKKFMKEKSILYTPFEIAYDGLTMIVNRQNTWADNMTIEELRLLWSENGKTKRWSHIHPKWPHEKVQFYAPGVDSGTYDYFQSTVLQNNRLTKTVSLSEDDQVIIQGVMHDQNAIAFVGYAYYMANRDKVKAIKVNGVLPTKETIQFGTYKPLSRSLYAYVNHASIRNKNGVADYVSFMMRHGGRLVEEVGYVKLPQYKYNEQLRMLTEIQR, from the coding sequence GTGAAATGCACGAGGAAACATATAAAGGTTCTGGTGGTATCAACATGTTTTATTTTTTCTTGTCTACCTATCGCATATGCGACTGATGGAATGGGGGAAGTGAAGATTGATGGATCCTCAACCGTTTTCCCCATTATGGAAGCAGTAGCAGAAGAATATACAAAGAAAGAGCCACGTGTAAAAATTTCTATTGGTATATCTGGGACAGGAGGAGGGTTTCATCGTTTTGGAAAAGGTGAAGTGGATATTAATAATGCTTCACGCTCGATGAAACAAGCCGAAAAGAAATTCATGAAAGAAAAATCTATTTTGTATACACCGTTTGAAATTGCTTATGATGGTCTCACAATGATCGTGAATCGTCAGAACACATGGGCAGATAATATGACGATAGAAGAGTTACGCCTGTTATGGAGCGAAAATGGAAAAACGAAACGATGGTCACATATTCATCCGAAATGGCCGCATGAAAAGGTACAATTTTACGCACCAGGTGTAGATTCAGGCACATATGATTATTTTCAAAGTACCGTCTTGCAAAACAATCGTCTTACAAAAACGGTTTCTTTATCTGAAGACGATCAAGTAATCATTCAAGGTGTGATGCATGATCAAAATGCAATTGCATTTGTTGGATATGCGTACTATATGGCGAATCGAGATAAAGTAAAAGCAATAAAAGTAAACGGTGTATTGCCAACAAAAGAAACCATTCAATTTGGGACATATAAACCGCTGTCCAGGTCATTATATGCTTATGTAAATCATGCTTCTATTCGAAATAAGAATGGTGTGGCAGATTATGTATCATTTATGATGCGACATGGGGGAAGGCTTGTTGAAGAAGTTGGTTATGTAAAGTTACCGCAATACAAATATAATGAACAGCTGCGAATGTTAACAGAAATACAAAGATAA
- the phoU gene encoding phosphate signaling complex protein PhoU, translating into MVREQFHYDLQTLQQKVIELGELAREALSIAMEGLRTRDVEKALEVIDGDYRMDNLEEEINDLALMLITKQQPVASDLRRIFISIKTATDIERIADHAVNIAKSTIRLGEKDVSVSLHSIEEMYTIATDMLDLALKAYQEENLTYAKKIAEMDDFVDEIYGKAIREFISSIPQHPEAITQITQLSFIARYMERVADHTTNIAENVFYLVKGKHYLLNE; encoded by the coding sequence GTGGTACGTGAACAATTTCATTACGACTTACAAACATTGCAACAAAAGGTTATTGAACTTGGTGAATTAGCAAGAGAAGCACTTTCTATTGCGATGGAAGGACTTCGTACAAGAGATGTAGAAAAAGCACTTGAAGTAATTGATGGTGACTATCGTATGGATAATTTGGAAGAGGAGATTAATGATCTTGCACTTATGTTAATTACAAAGCAGCAACCTGTTGCAAGTGATTTACGAAGAATTTTTATTTCGATTAAAACAGCAACGGATATAGAGCGAATTGCAGATCATGCGGTAAATATTGCAAAATCAACCATTCGACTTGGAGAAAAAGATGTATCTGTGAGCCTGCATAGTATAGAAGAGATGTATACGATTGCAACGGATATGTTAGATTTGGCATTGAAAGCGTATCAAGAAGAGAATTTAACATACGCTAAAAAAATTGCGGAAATGGATGATTTCGTTGATGAAATATACGGGAAAGCGATTCGTGAATTTATATCTTCCATTCCGCAGCATCCTGAAGCGATTACACAAATTACACAGCTATCTTTTATTGCGCGTTACATGGAACGAGTAGCAGATCATACTACAAATATTGCTGAAAATGTTTTCTATTTGGTGAAAGGGAAACATTATCTGTTAAATGAATAA
- the pstA gene encoding phosphate ABC transporter permease PstA, translated as MGMLNHKRIKENMVARFWKDRMYKSLFYMTMLFSICILILLLYQIFEKGMGYLSLEFLMNFASRNPKQSGIAAALAGTILFMSIVIPVSFLFGVGTALYLEHYARQSVSTRIIQLNIQTLAGVPSVVFGLLGLTIFVYGFQLGESILAAALTMSLLVSPTVVVAGQEAIRMVPHSLLEASYGVGATKWQTMYRIVLPTALPGILTGCILALSRAIGEAAPLLVIGALAFANYIPLNMFDRFTVLPIQIFNWMSRPQEEFQHVAAAGMIVLLILLLFMNAVAIWLRNRK; from the coding sequence ATGGGAATGTTAAATCATAAGAGAATAAAAGAAAATATGGTAGCTCGTTTTTGGAAAGATCGAATGTATAAGTCGCTTTTTTATATGACAATGTTGTTTTCGATTTGCATATTGATCTTGTTGCTTTATCAAATTTTTGAGAAGGGTATGGGTTACCTTTCATTGGAATTTTTGATGAACTTTGCTTCACGTAATCCGAAGCAATCTGGTATTGCAGCTGCATTGGCAGGAACAATTTTATTTATGAGTATTGTTATACCGGTTTCTTTTTTATTTGGTGTAGGAACAGCTCTTTATTTGGAGCATTATGCGAGGCAATCTGTATCGACAAGGATCATACAATTAAATATTCAAACACTGGCTGGTGTGCCATCTGTTGTGTTTGGATTGCTTGGTTTAACCATTTTTGTATATGGTTTTCAGTTAGGTGAGAGTATATTAGCAGCAGCGCTCACAATGAGCCTGCTCGTGTCACCGACTGTTGTGGTGGCGGGACAAGAGGCAATTCGTATGGTGCCACATTCCTTGTTAGAGGCTTCGTATGGAGTAGGGGCAACGAAATGGCAAACGATGTATCGTATTGTGTTGCCAACCGCTTTGCCGGGGATTTTAACGGGCTGTATTTTGGCATTATCGAGGGCGATTGGAGAAGCTGCACCGCTTCTTGTTATTGGGGCACTTGCTTTTGCAAATTATATCCCACTTAATATGTTTGATAGATTTACTGTTTTACCAATTCAAATTTTTAATTGGATGAGTAGACCACAAGAGGAATTTCAGCACGTAGCAGCAGCAGGTATGATTGTTTTATTAATATTGTTGCTCTTCATGAATGCAGTTGCCATATGGTTACGAAATCGTAAGTAA
- the glcK gene encoding glucokinase, giving the protein MEEKWLVGVDLGGTTIKLAFINVYGEILHKWEIPTNTSEQGKHITLDVAKAIDKKLEELRELKSKLIGIGMGAPGPVHVASGTIYEAVNLGWKNYPLKDLLEVETGLPVVVDNDANLAALGEMWKGAGEGAKDLVCMTLGTGVGGGVIANGEIVHGISGAAGEIGHITVVTENAFPCNCGKSGCLETVSSATGIVRVAMQKLKETEEESVLRSMLEEEGRITSKDVFEALGQGDALATQVVEKVASYLGLAVANLSSTLNPEKIVIGGGVSKAGDALLQPIQRYFEQYAFSRAVKSTKLAIATLGNDAGVIGGAWLVKKHMYEAK; this is encoded by the coding sequence ATGGAAGAGAAATGGTTAGTTGGTGTTGATCTCGGTGGGACAACGATTAAATTAGCATTTATTAATGTATACGGTGAAATTTTACATAAGTGGGAAATTCCAACAAATACAAGTGAGCAAGGGAAACATATTACATTAGATGTGGCGAAGGCAATTGATAAAAAGTTAGAAGAACTAAGAGAATTAAAAAGCAAGCTAATTGGTATTGGTATGGGTGCTCCTGGTCCTGTGCATGTAGCTTCTGGAACAATTTATGAAGCGGTTAACTTAGGGTGGAAAAACTATCCGTTAAAAGACTTATTAGAAGTAGAAACAGGTTTACCTGTTGTTGTTGATAATGATGCAAACCTTGCAGCGCTTGGTGAAATGTGGAAAGGTGCTGGCGAAGGAGCGAAAGACCTTGTTTGTATGACACTTGGAACAGGTGTTGGCGGCGGTGTAATTGCAAATGGTGAAATTGTACACGGCATAAGCGGTGCTGCTGGTGAAATCGGGCATATTACAGTGGTGACAGAAAATGCATTTCCTTGTAACTGCGGCAAATCTGGATGCTTAGAAACGGTATCTTCCGCAACAGGTATCGTACGGGTTGCCATGCAAAAATTAAAGGAGACAGAAGAAGAAAGTGTACTTCGCTCTATGCTAGAAGAAGAGGGACGTATCACATCTAAAGATGTTTTTGAAGCGCTTGGACAAGGTGATGCATTAGCAACTCAAGTTGTTGAAAAAGTAGCTTCTTATTTAGGACTAGCAGTAGCTAACCTTTCTAGTACGTTAAACCCAGAAAAGATTGTAATTGGTGGTGGCGTATCGAAAGCAGGCGATGCATTACTACAACCAATTCAACGTTATTTTGAGCAATATGCATTCTCACGTGCTGTTAAGAGCACGAAGTTAGCAATTGCAACACTTGGTAACGATGCAGGTGTGATCGGTGGAGCTTGGCTTGTAAAGAAACATATGTATGAAGCAAAATAA